From the genome of Candidatus Nitrosocosmicus oleophilus, one region includes:
- a CDS encoding CDC48 family AAA ATPase: protein MVDYDNKDQNHNQVISLKIAETDPKFVGKGMALVDPDVMERMQLKPGDVIEIISKKNKTTYVLLWSGPPADYGRGLLRVDGYTRNNLCEGIDDRVTIKKVQNIEKSEQVIFSPTEDLNIVGLEEHLPELLDGRVVTRGDIIPVNIMGRKIGFVVNSTSPTNRVTIIDSHLTEFIISSISKDTSKGVMPRITYEDIGGLKNEVQKVREMIELPLRHPEIFERIGIESPKGVLLYGPPGTGKTLLAKAVANETNANFYSIGGPEIMSKFYGESEERLRDIFKQAQEKSPSIIFIDEIDSIAPKRGEVSGDVEKRIVSQLLTLMDGLMARGKVVVIGATNRPNAIDPALRRPGRFDREIEIGIPDKDGRFDILQIHTRGMPLAENINLEQFAKVTHGFVGADLESLSKEAAMRSLRRELPKINMEQSKIPIEILNKIKITNNDFEEALKDIQPSALREIQIQRPNVTWEDIGGLSNVKDELSQVVEWPLKYPELFTEGDVKPPKGLLLYGPPGTGKTLIAKAVATTSESNFISIKGPELLSKWVGESEKGIREVFRKARQSSPCVIFFDEIDSIVPRRNTGSGASDANVTERMVSQLLTEIDGLEDLKGVTILGATNRPDIIDEALLRPGRFDRIIEIPLPDKNARRHILSIHSRKKPLDSTCDLDRVTELTEGYTGADLEALVNAAAIAAIKDHISLMQNRETTDSNSLVNENHNNKITCDSVKPKPIGLKIGMKHFEYALQRIKKKETLHSVIK, encoded by the coding sequence ATGGTAGATTATGATAATAAAGATCAAAATCATAACCAAGTGATATCTCTGAAAATAGCAGAGACTGACCCAAAATTTGTAGGAAAGGGTATGGCTCTTGTAGATCCAGATGTAATGGAAAGAATGCAATTAAAGCCAGGAGATGTGATAGAGATAATTAGCAAGAAAAACAAAACAACATATGTTTTGCTATGGTCAGGTCCACCCGCTGATTATGGAAGAGGTCTTCTTAGAGTGGATGGTTATACACGCAATAACTTATGTGAAGGGATCGATGATCGTGTAACTATCAAAAAGGTTCAAAATATAGAAAAATCAGAGCAAGTCATATTTTCGCCAACAGAAGATCTCAATATTGTTGGCCTAGAAGAACATCTTCCTGAATTACTTGATGGAAGAGTAGTAACAAGAGGTGATATAATTCCTGTAAATATTATGGGAAGAAAAATCGGATTTGTAGTTAACAGTACAAGTCCTACTAACCGGGTAACCATAATAGATTCACATCTAACTGAATTTATTATTAGCTCCATTTCAAAGGACACTTCAAAGGGTGTGATGCCTAGGATCACTTATGAAGATATAGGAGGACTAAAAAATGAAGTGCAAAAAGTCAGAGAAATGATAGAACTTCCTCTCAGACATCCTGAAATATTTGAAAGAATAGGTATAGAATCTCCAAAGGGTGTTCTTCTATATGGACCGCCAGGAACTGGCAAGACACTGTTAGCAAAAGCAGTAGCAAATGAAACAAACGCCAACTTTTATTCCATTGGTGGACCAGAGATAATGAGTAAATTCTATGGCGAGTCTGAAGAGCGGTTAAGAGATATCTTTAAGCAGGCTCAAGAGAAATCTCCATCCATTATTTTTATAGATGAAATTGATTCCATAGCGCCAAAAAGAGGAGAAGTCTCAGGTGACGTGGAAAAAAGGATAGTGTCTCAATTATTGACCTTGATGGATGGATTGATGGCAAGAGGAAAAGTAGTAGTAATTGGAGCTACAAATAGACCAAATGCTATAGACCCAGCTTTAAGAAGACCAGGTAGATTTGATAGGGAAATTGAAATAGGAATTCCAGACAAGGACGGAAGATTCGATATTCTTCAAATTCATACTAGAGGGATGCCCTTAGCTGAGAATATAAATCTTGAACAGTTTGCTAAAGTAACACATGGATTTGTTGGAGCAGACCTTGAATCTTTATCAAAGGAAGCCGCTATGCGATCTCTTCGTAGGGAACTGCCTAAAATAAATATGGAACAGTCAAAAATACCAATAGAAATCCTTAACAAAATAAAAATAACTAATAATGACTTTGAAGAAGCATTAAAGGATATACAGCCTTCTGCTCTCAGGGAAATCCAGATTCAACGGCCTAATGTAACTTGGGAAGATATTGGCGGGTTATCCAATGTTAAAGACGAACTGTCCCAAGTAGTAGAGTGGCCACTTAAGTATCCTGAGTTATTTACAGAAGGGGATGTTAAACCACCTAAAGGTCTTTTGTTATATGGACCTCCAGGCACGGGAAAAACTTTGATAGCAAAGGCTGTAGCAACTACATCAGAGTCTAATTTCATCAGTATCAAGGGCCCTGAATTGTTATCTAAATGGGTAGGAGAATCCGAAAAAGGAATAAGAGAAGTATTTAGAAAGGCAAGACAATCTTCTCCCTGTGTTATTTTCTTTGACGAGATTGATTCTATTGTTCCTAGAAGAAATACCGGATCAGGAGCATCGGATGCCAATGTTACTGAAAGAATGGTATCTCAGCTATTGACCGAAATTGATGGTCTCGAAGATTTAAAGGGGGTCACCATACTTGGAGCTACAAATAGACCTGACATAATAGATGAAGCTTTACTGCGTCCAGGGAGATTTGATAGAATAATAGAAATTCCTCTGCCAGATAAGAATGCTAGGCGTCACATACTGTCAATACATTCAAGGAAAAAGCCATTGGATTCTACATGCGATCTTGACAGAGTAACGGAGTTAACGGAAGGCTATACCGGTGCAGATTTAGAAGCTTTGGTAAACGCTGCAGCCATAGCAGCTATTAAAGACCATATTAGTTTGATGCAAAATCGGGAGACCACAGACTCAAATTCCCTAGTAAATGAGAATCATAACAATAAGATAACATGCGATAGCGTTAAACCGAAACCGATCGGATTAAAGATAGGCATGAAGCACTTTGAATATGCGTTGCAAAGGATAAAGAAAAAAGAGACGTTACATTCTGTCATAAAGTAA
- the hsp20 gene encoding archaeal heat shock protein Hsp20, whose translation MFDYWDGEIIPRRNAFRNFFNEMDREFAQAEDMMNRVFNTARGISPMTADSFREASTFPYYYGYQITIGADGKPHVREFGNVRPGAKGLVEQSSVRQPLVDTAVDEKNNTLVVTAEMPGLSKENIKVSTVGNLITIHGEKDQKKYHAEIPVDVEMDDESTKASYSNGVLELKLKLKKQTKANAKEIKIE comes from the coding sequence ATGTTTGACTATTGGGATGGAGAAATAATTCCAAGAAGAAATGCATTCAGAAATTTTTTTAATGAAATGGATCGAGAGTTCGCACAAGCTGAAGATATGATGAACAGGGTCTTTAATACCGCAAGAGGTATTAGTCCTATGACAGCAGACTCATTTAGAGAAGCATCAACATTTCCATATTATTACGGATACCAAATAACGATAGGAGCAGACGGTAAGCCTCATGTCAGAGAATTTGGAAATGTTAGACCAGGAGCCAAAGGACTAGTAGAACAATCAAGTGTTAGACAACCATTAGTAGATACAGCGGTGGATGAAAAAAACAATACTCTTGTTGTAACAGCAGAAATGCCTGGGCTATCAAAAGAAAATATCAAGGTAAGTACAGTAGGGAATCTCATAACTATACACGGAGAAAAGGATCAGAAAAAATACCATGCAGAGATTCCTGTAGATGTAGAAATGGATGATGAGTCCACAAAAGCCAGTTATTCAAACGGTGTCCTAGAGCTAAAGTTAAAATTAAAGAAACAGACAAAGGCAAATGCAAAAGAAATCAAAATAGAGTAA
- a CDS encoding phytoene desaturase family protein → MTNQFINITMDKPIDKTKEVAIIGGGLAGLTAAVYISRNGKNVTIIEKSSEFGGRARTTMKDGFYFNQGPHALYADGLGSRILNELNVIYNGKKVDYTKYFVKDKEKIHQSPIKLSQLLATKLLKGFRGKIEIIRFLIKLNKMNLDGLQRISFQEWLDKSFKNSDSKDFVKMLGRISTYTYNAENLSAKLALNQIKTAVAGGVIYIDEGWQTLVDQLTDIAKRNGVKFVYGKNVDFIAQSYDNNGPNRQLKWKIRLSNNTAISYYNVIIATNPSHVYSLLKDNALVNPEFLSHLEKMNRPARVATLDIALSGLPNPNVYGAYGMDVPLYLSLHSEFAKLSVDGNGVLFHAIKYLDSSTELNPIQDKMELEGLLDMVQPGWRKMVVRQRFLPNMIASNTFLNNNKGFMENRPNMEVPGVDNLYIIGDWVGPDGMLADTSFASAKAVALKILSENKEIEIHDGKL, encoded by the coding sequence ATGACTAACCAATTTATAAATATAACAATGGACAAGCCCATAGACAAGACAAAAGAGGTAGCAATAATTGGTGGAGGTTTAGCCGGTCTTACTGCCGCGGTATATATATCTCGAAATGGAAAGAATGTTACTATTATAGAAAAATCTAGTGAATTTGGTGGAAGAGCTAGAACCACCATGAAGGATGGATTCTATTTTAATCAGGGTCCCCATGCACTCTACGCAGATGGGCTAGGATCTAGAATTTTAAATGAATTAAACGTAATATATAATGGTAAAAAAGTTGACTATACCAAATATTTTGTTAAGGATAAAGAAAAGATACATCAATCGCCTATTAAATTAAGTCAGCTTTTAGCAACAAAATTACTAAAGGGTTTCAGAGGTAAGATTGAAATTATAAGATTTTTAATTAAATTGAACAAGATGAATCTTGATGGACTCCAGAGGATCAGTTTTCAGGAATGGTTAGACAAGAGTTTCAAAAATTCTGACTCTAAAGACTTTGTAAAAATGCTAGGTAGGATTTCCACATATACTTATAATGCAGAAAACTTGAGTGCCAAATTAGCATTAAATCAAATAAAAACAGCTGTTGCTGGAGGTGTAATCTACATAGATGAAGGATGGCAGACCTTAGTAGATCAACTAACTGATATTGCGAAAAGGAATGGGGTAAAGTTTGTGTACGGTAAGAATGTGGATTTTATTGCGCAAAGTTATGACAATAATGGACCAAATAGACAATTAAAATGGAAAATTAGATTATCTAACAATACGGCCATTTCATATTATAATGTCATTATTGCAACTAATCCTTCTCATGTATATAGTCTTTTAAAGGACAACGCGTTAGTCAATCCTGAGTTTCTTAGTCACCTTGAAAAAATGAATAGACCTGCTAGGGTTGCAACTTTAGACATTGCATTAAGCGGTCTTCCTAATCCCAATGTTTATGGAGCATATGGAATGGATGTACCTTTGTACCTATCATTGCATTCTGAGTTCGCTAAACTGTCGGTCGATGGAAATGGAGTGCTATTTCATGCAATAAAATATTTGGATTCCTCTACCGAGCTAAATCCAATACAAGATAAAATGGAGTTAGAAGGGCTCTTAGATATGGTTCAGCCTGGCTGGAGAAAAATGGTTGTGAGGCAACGCTTCCTTCCAAACATGATAGCTTCCAATACCTTTCTTAATAATAATAAAGGTTTTATGGAAAACAGACCTAACATGGAGGTTCCAGGAGTAGATAATCTTTACATTATCGGTGATTGGGTAGGTCCAGACGGAATGTTGGCAGATACAAGCTTTGCAAGTGCTAAAGCAGTAGCACTAAAAATTCTGAGTGAAAATAAGGAAATTGAAATACATGATGGGAAACTATAA